In Bacillus sp. Marseille-Q1617, a genomic segment contains:
- a CDS encoding cyclic-di-AMP receptor has protein sequence MKVIMAVVQDKDSNRLSNALMEHNFRSTKLASTGGFLKSGNTTFIIGTEDIRVDKALQVIKDNCQSRDQLVAPVSPMGGNADSYVPYPVEVEVGGATVFVLPVDQFHQF, from the coding sequence ATGAAAGTCATTATGGCTGTTGTTCAGGATAAAGATAGTAATCGTTTGTCTAATGCGTTGATGGAACACAATTTTCGTTCGACAAAACTTGCAAGTACCGGAGGATTTCTAAAGTCCGGTAATACCACATTCATCATTGGTACTGAAGATATTCGTGTAGATAAAGCTTTGCAGGTGATCAAGGATAATTGCCAATCCCGTGATCAATTGGTTGCGCCGGTTTCCCCGATGGGAGGGAATGCGGACTCGTATGTCCCTTACCCGGTTGAGGTCGAGGTCGGAGGAGCGACGGTGTTTGTCCTTCCGGTCGATCAATTTCATCAGTTTTAA